A single Ischnura elegans chromosome 13 unlocalized genomic scaffold, ioIscEleg1.1 SUPER_13_unloc_4, whole genome shotgun sequence DNA region contains:
- the LOC124173322 gene encoding uncharacterized protein LOC124173322: protein MASNISNSNAEQFVEERLLAGLVTGSFLRHRELLDMLEDVNSRMIKEKTLLHVGVGLGKADWVQELLARGADTDITVDSQQNALPSAEEMVRQFPDDVERSKILNLVTLVHRRDQVILRRLEASLSRSTDHVTPVASPECDIASLKSSVDSYRREMKSLVRQLSSSLEELKAQVCGCDALLHCLEEAVTSTAEDMTCIKCGLNGEASLSQPTSDPARARQECVDAMMRKTRTLYGNGVDEMRRLYERLYDGDGCTACVIKFLSGDDRVKVMVDIDSYSIGRMKEKVVDFDGTQGNGSALISFCDFESETVYLGAKDCSGDKDKAVCANLAWALSQLSLKLVFDNEGSPYSKGDVEREREWMRATEELEEMRKRGGGLDGCIKLALDGKTPKAKLSWLAAAVPRLIAYNGCTQERAILQQQAPLLFSLYSNNVIGKFLANANR from the exons ATGGCGAGCAACATCTCTAACAGCAATGCtgagcaatttgttgaggagaggcttcTTGCTGGATTGGTGACTGGCTCATTCCTCCGGCATAGAGAACTACTGGACATGTTGGAAGATGTGAATAGCAGAATGATAAAGGAGAAAACACTCTTGCATGTTGGAGTGGGACTTGGTAAAGCTGATTGGGTGCAGGAGTTATTGGCAAGAGGAGCTGACACAGACATTACGGTTGACAGTCAACAGAATGCATTGCCTTCagctgaggagatggtgcggcagttccctgaCGATGTAGAACGTTCAAAAATTCTGAATTTGGTGACGTTGGTTCACAGGAGAGACCAAGTTATTTTGCGTCGTCTGGAAGCATCTTTGAGTAGGAGCACTGATCATGTAACACCTgtggctagcccagaatgtgatattgcatctctcaagtcctctgtGGACTCATATaggcgagagatgaaatctcttgtgcgacagctgagctcatcGTTGGAGGAACTGAAAGCGCAAGTGTGTGGATGCGATGCACTGTTGCATTGTCTGGAAGAGGCGGTGACGTCAACAGCAGAGGATATGACATGTATCAAGTGTGGTCTTAATGGGGAGGCATCTTTAAGTCAACCTACATCAGATCCGGCCAGAGCAAGGCAGGAGTGCGTGGACGCCATGATGCGGAAGACACGGACATTGTATGGAAATGGAGTTGATGAAATGCgtagattgtatgagagactgtatgatggaGATGGATGCACTGCTTGTgttattaagtttttaagtggGGATGATCGGGTGAAGGTGATGGTGGACATTGATTCTTATAgcattggaaggatgaaggagaaggttgtgGATTTTGATGGGACTCAGGGGAATGGGAGTGCATTGatatcattttgtgattttgagagtgagactGTATATTTGGGTGCAAAGGATTGTTCTGGTGATAAAGATAAAGCCGTATGTGCTAATTTAGCTTGGGCCCTCTCACAATTATCcctgaaattagtttttgataatgaggggAGTCCTTATAGCAAGGGAGATGTGGAACGAGAgcgtgagtggatgagggctacagaggagttggaggagatgaggaagaggggagggggattaGATGGGTGTATCAAATTAGCATTGGATGGGAAGACACCGAAGGCAAAGTTATCTTGGCTTGCGGCAGCTGTCCCTCGTCTTATCGCTTATAATGGATGCACACAAGAAAGAGCTATTTTGCAGCAGCAAGCCCCTCTCCTATTCTCTCTCTATTCTAACAATGTGATTGGAAAATTTCTAGCCAATGCAAAT AGATGA